A genomic window from Actinomycetota bacterium includes:
- a CDS encoding FAD-binding protein has translation MALELTNWAGNLAYSAASVHYPASVVEVQKLVARLPRVKALGTRHSFNTIADSPGGALISLSELAPDVTIDAEAMTVSVTGGTRYGVLAAALQSQGYALHNTGSLPHISVAGATATGTHGSGDRHGILSTAVSAVELVKSDGSLVTVDRSNPDLKALAVGLGAFGVVTRVVLDIQPTYLVRQDVYRDAPWDTVLEAFDEVMASAYSVSLIGDFGSPVIRELWQKTR, from the coding sequence GTGGCACTGGAGCTGACGAACTGGGCGGGCAATCTCGCCTACAGCGCCGCTTCCGTCCACTACCCCGCTTCTGTGGTTGAGGTGCAGAAACTGGTCGCCCGACTGCCGCGGGTCAAGGCCCTCGGCACCCGTCACTCGTTCAACACCATCGCCGATTCCCCGGGCGGTGCGCTCATCTCATTGTCGGAGTTGGCGCCGGACGTCACCATCGATGCCGAGGCGATGACGGTGTCGGTGACCGGTGGAACCCGCTACGGGGTCCTCGCGGCCGCACTGCAGTCGCAGGGCTACGCGCTGCACAACACGGGCTCCCTGCCGCATATCTCGGTGGCCGGCGCCACCGCGACCGGGACCCACGGCTCCGGCGACCGCCACGGCATCCTGTCTACGGCGGTGTCAGCCGTTGAACTTGTGAAGTCCGACGGCTCGCTGGTCACGGTGGACCGGTCGAATCCCGATCTGAAGGCGCTGGCGGTTGGTCTCGGGGCGTTCGGCGTTGTCACCCGAGTGGTGCTCGACATTCAGCCCACCTATCTGGTTCGCCAGGACGTGTACCGCGATGCGCCCTGGGACACCGTGCTGGAGGCGTTCGATGAGGTGATGGCCAGCGCCTACAGCGTGAGCCTCATCGGGGACTTCGGCAGCCCGGTGATCCGGGAGCTCTGGCAAAAGACGCGGG